The following is a genomic window from Geoalkalibacter halelectricus.
GCATCGACGGCGCCCAGGCCGCAAGCCATGACCTGGTACGCGGTTCGGGCGCCTTTGCCGGCGCCCTGACGGGCATCCGACGCCTGATCGCCAAAGGCCTGGCGCCGCGCCTGAGCCTGTTTCTCACCGAAATGCGCCACAACCTGGAGGAAATCCCCGCCCTTCTCGAACTGGCCGAAGAACTCGGCATTCCCGCCGTGACCAGCGGGGGTTTGGTGCGCTGCGGGCGCGCGACGGATGACGACCTCGTCGCTCCCGCAACAATCGAGCAGTACCTGAGCCTGCTGGATCGCTACGACAGCGATGGGGAATTTCGCCGGCGCTACCTTAAGCTCGGCAAAATCGCCGCCCTGGAATGGCGCAGCACGGATCGCGCGGACCTGGGCGGCTGCGCTTTCGTCGAAAATCCCTACCTCACCGCCGACGGCAGACTCTACCCCTGCCTGCTGTGCCACGCCGACTCCCACGCCGTGCACGTCCTGCTCGACCACTCCCTGGCCGCGGCTTTTGTTCAAGGCGCGCACCTGTGGGCGACGCTGCTGCGCATCAGCCGCGCGCGCCCGTCGCGCATCCCCGCCTGCCGGACCTGCGCCGACCGAGCCGCCTGTGGGGCGGGCTGCCTGGGGCGCGCCTGGGCCGGCAGCGGGGATTTTTTTGCCGCCGAGGACCGCTGCGCCCTGCGCCGCGCCGTCTACGCGCGGCAAAAAAAATCCCCGGGCACGCCCTGAGCGGGGCGAAACTCCCCAGTGTGGACAAACTCCCTAGACCAGGGCCGCCATTTTCCATGGCGGCTGTTTCGGAATTCCCCGAACGCCTCGCCCTTCTCCACCCCGGCGACGGAAAAGCCTGAAAAATCCATGTTTTAAAACATTATTTCCATTTGGCACCCTCCTTGCTCTATTAGCCATCACCTGAACGGATTGCGGGCCATCGGTCACTTGCGGCGCGCAGAATCGTTCAGGTCCTGGCCTTGGTTAAAACAAAGTTATGAGGAGGTGGCGGAACGTCTTGACGACCGCCGCCAAGGAAGCGGCAGCACGCCATTTTCATTACCCCAACAGGAGGAAGAAGCAATGCCCCACTTCAGAGATGTCAAGCGCACCCTCAAGAGCGAACGTCAGGAATACCCCATCAGGATGCAGCACGCCTATCCTTCGGTAAACATCGGCTGGGGCGCGCACACAATGGTGGGCAACGACGCCAAGGCCTTGGGCATGACCAACGCCCTGATCGTCACCACCGGCCTCAAGGGGACCGGCATCATCGAGACCATTCAGGGCGTGCTCAAGCATGCCGGCGTCTCCTCGGAGGTCTTCGACAAGGCGACCCCCAATCCGAAGGATTACGAGGTCATGGAAGGCGCCAAGGTGCTGGCCTCGGGCAAGTTCGACGGCATCGTGAGCATCGGCGGCGGCTCCACCACCGACTGCGCCAAGGCCATCAAGCTGGTTTTCAGCCATGACGGCCAGGACGTGCGCAGCTTCGAAGGCGCCTTCAAGGCGACCAAGAAGAACAAGATTCCCCAGCTTGCCATCAACACCACCTCGGGCACCGGCTCGGAAGTCTCCTGCTTCTCGATCATCAACCACACCGAGAAGATGTACAAAATGGCCCTGTTCGATCCCGCCTGCACCCCGAGCAAGTCGGTCAACGACCCCTTGCTGCACCAGTGCATGCCCGGCGATCTGGCCGCCTACACCGGCATGGACGCCCTGACCCACGCCGTCGAAGCCATCGCCTCGCGCCTGTGCGTGCAGTCTGCTTACGGTCCGGGCCTCTGGGCGATCACCGAGATCTTCGGCAACCTGCGTCAGTCGGCCGCCAACCGCAACAACGACAAGGCCATCGAGCAGATGGTGTGGGCCGAGATGGCCGCCGCCTACAGCTTCAACAGCGCCGGTCTCGGCATCGTCCACAGCATGGCTCACGCCATGGGCGGGCTCTATGACTCCCCACACGGCCTGTGCAACGCCATCGCCCTGGTCGACGTGTGCCGCCTCAACCTGCCCGCCTGCCCCGAGCGCTTCGCCATGATGGCACGCGCCGCCGGCATCGACACCAACGGCCTGAGCGACATCAAGGCCGGCGAGAAGTTCATCGACATGATCCAGGAGCTCAAGGACGACCTGGGCATCACCACCAAGTTCGGCGATCTCGGCCTCAAGGAAAAAGACCTCGACGGCCTGGCCAAGTTCGCCGCCGCGGACATCTGCTCCGAGGGCAACCCCATCGACATCGGCTTCGACAACATGCGCGCCGTGTTCAAAGGCTGCATGTAAATTGCAGAAGCCACAAGTAGGCCGATAGAATGATTGCCGCTGGGCCGGGAGATCCGTTTTCTCCCGGTCCAGCGGCGCTCTTATTTTTCTTCCTTGAACCGAGGCATTGACGATGACTGAACGAGAGGTAAAGGACGCGCTGCGCCAGGGTGGCTACATCGCCGATGAAGCCATCGCCACCGCTGTTTTCCTCGCCCTGCGCATGGAAAAGCCGATCCTCATCGAGGGGCCGCCCGGCGTCGGCAAGACGGGCCTGGCGAAAACCCTCTCCCGTGTTCTTGATTTTCCCCTGGTGCGTCTGCAATGCTACGAGGGCATCGACGAGGGCAAGGCGCTTTACGACTGGGAGTATGGCAAGCAGTTGCTCTACACCCAGATGCTGCGCACCCAGCTCGACAACCGCCTGGCCGAGGCCACCGACCTGCGCGACGCCATCGAGCAGTTGGCCAGCGAGGAGAGTCTGTTTTTTTCCCGCAACTTCCTGGTGCAGCGCCCGGTGCTACGCAGCTTTCTCTCCGAGAAGCGCTCGGTGCTGCTCATCGATGAAATCGACCGCTCCGACGATGAATTCGAGGCCCTGCTCCTAGAGTGCCTGAGCGATTTTCAGGTCTCCGTTCCGGAACTCGGCGTCATCGAGGCGCGCCAGAAGCCCCTGGCGATTCTTACCAGCAACGGCACGCGCATGATTTCCGACGCCCTGCGGCGGCGCTGCCTCTATCTCTACATCGATTATCCCGAACTCGAGCGCGAGGTGCAGATCGTGCGCGCCCGTTTTCCCGAGATCTGCGAGGAACTGGCCCAGCAGATGGTGGGTTTTCTGCGCAAGGCACGCGAACTCAACCTGCGCAAGCCGCCGAGCGTTTCGGAAACCCTCGACTGGGCCGAGGTGCTCTCCATCCTGCATGTCACCAAACTCACCCCGGAAGTGGTCGCCAACACCGTAGGCGTCATTTCCAAGCACCAGGCCGACCTGCCGAAAGTCGCCGAACTGGCCGCCGCGGAACTGGACTGAGCATGGAAACCATCATCGCCCGCTTCGTCGCTGAATTGCGCCGCGAGGGCCTGCGGGTCTCGCCGGGCGAGAGTCTCGACGCGGTGTGCGCCCTGGCTCACGGCGGGCTGGAGGGGCGCGGATCGGTGCGTAGCCTGCTGCGCCTGACTCTGGTGAAGAACATTCATGACCAGGCCATCTTCGACCGCGTTTTCGAGCGGTTCTTCAGCAGCGGTCCCGACGGCGCGGGCGTCGACCCCGCCGATCTGCTTCAGGAAGCGCTTCTGAGCATGGAAGGCGAGGAGATGCTCGGCACTCCGCCTGAGATGGTCAACGAAAACATGACCCTGGCCGGGGTCGACGCGGGCTTGAGCCCCGAGGATCTCAAGGATCTCCTCGGCCTCAAGGAAATCAGTCTCGATCAACTCGATGGATCGGAGATGGAGATCCGCCTGCAGGAATTCCGAGGCGCGATGCAGGCGCCGCGGCCTTCCGCGCGCATGCCGCAGAACCCCGTCACCATGGCGTTCAAGCACCCCGAGGGGCAAAAGCGCGCCCTCACCTTCAGCCAGGAAGAACTCGACGCCATGCAGGATGCCGTCTCGCGCATGCTGCTGCGCCTAAAAAAAGACATCCGCCGCATCCAGAACATGGAGAATCGCGGCCGGATCCACGTCATTCGCACCATCCAGAAGAACTACCGCCACGGCATGGTACCCTTTCACCTGGTGCTGCGCCGCCGGCGCAAGCAGAAGCCGCGCCTGGTGGTGCTGTGCGACGTGAGTTTTTCGGTGAGTCACGCCTCGCAGTTCATGCTGCTGCTGTTGCACAGCCTGCACAATCGCCTCATGGAGGTACGCAGCTTCGTGTTCAACGCGGAACTGGCCGAAGTCACCGACATGCTGGCCAACGCGCCCATCAATGCCATGATGGAGGCCATCGACAGCGGCCAGATCGTCAACCTCGACGACAACAGCGATTACGGCAAGGTGTTCGCGACCTTCAAGGACAAATTCCTCGAAAACCTGCGCGGCCGGCCGGCGGTGATCTTTCTCGGCGATGCCCGCAACAACTACAACAAGCCCAACGAGTGGGTGCTGGAGCTGCTGCGCGAAAAGGCCAGCTACATGATGTGGCTCACCCCCGAGGAACGCGAGCTGTGGCAGCGCGGCGATTGCATCATCGACACCTACGGCGCCTATTGCGACCGCGTCGAGGTCGTGAAAAACGTCGAGGAGTTGAACCAGGTGGTCGAGGATCTGCTGCGTAACATCTACCTGGAGGACGAGCACCGCGCCATGCGCGTCGTCAAAAAGGCCGAGGAAGAAGAGGATTACGATTACCGTAGCTACTACACCCGCGGCCGCGGCGCGACGACGCCGCGCCTGGATCCCGAGGGGCGAAGTCACTGGTGATTACGGTCTTTTAAGTATCCAATAGTAGGAGGAATCGATGCGTTGCGACAGTAAGGACCACTCCAAACACATGTGCGCGCTCAAGACCCATGGAATGGATGACTGCATCAAGGAACTCTCCGACAAGCCCATTGTTGAGTGCAAGTATTGCGGCGCCAAGGCCAACAGCTTCAAAAACATCTGCGCCGCCCACCTTGCGGATACGGCGCCCAGCGTGGAGGGCGGGCATGGTTCGGTCAGCCTCGAGGACGTCGGCAAGCCCCATGCGGGAGAAAAGAAATCGGACGGGCCCGGGCGCGACATTGAAGCGAAAGAGATCGGCAAGGACGGTTTCCGCGGAGGATATTGACCCGCATGCTCGCCAAACTCTTCTGCAACGGTGTGCGCTTTCGTCAACTGCGACGCAGCGGCAAGCCCTACCGGCTCCAATCCCTGAGCCTGGAAGTGACCCACCGCTGCATCTGCCGCTGCGACATGTGCAACATCTGGAAAATCCCCGCCGAGGTTGCCGACCTGGAACTCGCCGACTGGCTCGCCGTGCTACGCTCGCCGGCGCTGCGGCATCTGCGCGAACTCGACATCACCGGCGGCGAACCTTTTTTACGCGCCGACCTGGGAGAACTGCTTCAGCAGATCGTCGCACTCAAACCTGACTCCTTTCCCGCCCTGCGCACCCTGTCAATCACCACCAACGCCCTGCTCACCGAGCGGATTCTCAACCTCGTCCGCGCAAGCGTCGGCCCTTTGCGTGAATGCGGAATCGACCTGGTTCTCGCCTGCGGCGTGGATGCGGCAGGCAAGCTCCATGACCGCATCCGCAATTTCCCCGGGGCCTGGGAGCGCTTTCAACAAACCCTTCGCGGCCTGCAGGAGATCAGGACAGAGCATGCCAACCTGATTCTCGGTCTGAAGACCACCATCGTTCCCCTCAATGTCCACGAACTCTCGCGCCTTGCCGATTTCGCCGATGAAAACGGTCTCTTCACCATAATTTCGCCGTGTATCCTGACGCCGAATCGCTTTGCCAACCTGGACAAGGTCAAGGATCTGCGTTTCAGCCCCGCCGACATCGGGAAACTGATCGATTTCTACGCGAGTCCCCGCTTCGCCTGGAGCGGCCATCGTGAAGCCCTGCTCGGCTACCTGAAAACAGGGAAAATGCACAAGCCCTGCTCGGCCGGCTATAATACTTTGTTCGTGCGGCACAACGGCGAGGTCTTTGCTTGTCCCGTGCTGGCCGAATCCCTTGGCAATGTCCGAACCCTGTCGTTGGATAGCCTCTACCGGAGCGAGGCGGCCAACCACTTTCGCAAACAGGTCGGGGCCTTCCCCGAATGCGGCCAGTGCACCGAGCCGGGCATGGAGCGCATCGCATGGCCTCTCGAAGGCTTTGCCCTGCTGGGTTTTTGGGCCGAGCGGGGCCGCGAGGATTTTGACCGCCTGGTCCGCCACATGGGGCTGGACAAGTACATTTAGACAGGGATGTCCCCATGAACCATCAGCAAAAAATCGGCACCCAGCCATCCGCATCTTCGGACGGAATACAGAAACTCCGTCGCCGACTGGCGGACCTCGAGGCGGAACGCGACAGCTACGCCCAACTGTTCGCCCACGCGCCGGTGGGGTATTTCATCCTCAGCCGGGAGGGTCGTATCCGCGCGGTGAACCTCATGGGTGCAGGCATGTTGGGAGAGCCTGTGGACGCCTTGCCCGGCCGCGATTTCGCCCATTTCGTCGCCGCGGACGCCGAGCCGGGATTCGCCGATTTTCTGCGCCGGGTGTTTGCCGAGCCGCTCAAGCAAACCTACCGGCTGCGCCTGGCCCGTCCGCGATCCGCTCCCCGCCATGTGCGCATCGAGGCCCTGGCGGATTTGGGCAACGATCAGTGTCGCGCGGTGCTGGTCGACATCAGCGAAAAGCAACGCGCCGAGCAGGCCCTGGCCGAAAGCGAGTACAACCTGGCCAAGGCC
Proteins encoded in this region:
- a CDS encoding VWA domain-containing protein — encoded protein: METIIARFVAELRREGLRVSPGESLDAVCALAHGGLEGRGSVRSLLRLTLVKNIHDQAIFDRVFERFFSSGPDGAGVDPADLLQEALLSMEGEEMLGTPPEMVNENMTLAGVDAGLSPEDLKDLLGLKEISLDQLDGSEMEIRLQEFRGAMQAPRPSARMPQNPVTMAFKHPEGQKRALTFSQEELDAMQDAVSRMLLRLKKDIRRIQNMENRGRIHVIRTIQKNYRHGMVPFHLVLRRRRKQKPRLVVLCDVSFSVSHASQFMLLLLHSLHNRLMEVRSFVFNAELAEVTDMLANAPINAMMEAIDSGQIVNLDDNSDYGKVFATFKDKFLENLRGRPAVIFLGDARNNYNKPNEWVLELLREKASYMMWLTPEERELWQRGDCIIDTYGAYCDRVEVVKNVEELNQVVEDLLRNIYLEDEHRAMRVVKKAEEEEDYDYRSYYTRGRGATTPRLDPEGRSHW
- a CDS encoding AAA family ATPase; the protein is MTEREVKDALRQGGYIADEAIATAVFLALRMEKPILIEGPPGVGKTGLAKTLSRVLDFPLVRLQCYEGIDEGKALYDWEYGKQLLYTQMLRTQLDNRLAEATDLRDAIEQLASEESLFFSRNFLVQRPVLRSFLSEKRSVLLIDEIDRSDDEFEALLLECLSDFQVSVPELGVIEARQKPLAILTSNGTRMISDALRRRCLYLYIDYPELEREVQIVRARFPEICEELAQQMVGFLRKARELNLRKPPSVSETLDWAEVLSILHVTKLTPEVVANTVGVISKHQADLPKVAELAAAELD
- a CDS encoding radical SAM protein translates to MEARSIPAADVVQRLRDAGLRPPRTLTFAITGACNLHCRHCWVEGGVTAAAGHVPLPQVLRVLREFAELDGLGLRLTGGEPLCHPDWAAVLRCARELDFAHLYLQTNADLIGDAEAATLRDLDFPGLTIQISIDGAQAASHDLVRGSGAFAGALTGIRRLIAKGLAPRLSLFLTEMRHNLEEIPALLELAEELGIPAVTSGGLVRCGRATDDDLVAPATIEQYLSLLDRYDSDGEFRRRYLKLGKIAALEWRSTDRADLGGCAFVENPYLTADGRLYPCLLCHADSHAVHVLLDHSLAAAFVQGAHLWATLLRISRARPSRIPACRTCADRAACGAGCLGRAWAGSGDFFAAEDRCALRRAVYARQKKSPGTP
- a CDS encoding iron-containing alcohol dehydrogenase family protein, producing MPHFRDVKRTLKSERQEYPIRMQHAYPSVNIGWGAHTMVGNDAKALGMTNALIVTTGLKGTGIIETIQGVLKHAGVSSEVFDKATPNPKDYEVMEGAKVLASGKFDGIVSIGGGSTTDCAKAIKLVFSHDGQDVRSFEGAFKATKKNKIPQLAINTTSGTGSEVSCFSIINHTEKMYKMALFDPACTPSKSVNDPLLHQCMPGDLAAYTGMDALTHAVEAIASRLCVQSAYGPGLWAITEIFGNLRQSAANRNNDKAIEQMVWAEMAAAYSFNSAGLGIVHSMAHAMGGLYDSPHGLCNAIALVDVCRLNLPACPERFAMMARAAGIDTNGLSDIKAGEKFIDMIQELKDDLGITTKFGDLGLKEKDLDGLAKFAAADICSEGNPIDIGFDNMRAVFKGCM
- a CDS encoding radical SAM/SPASM domain-containing protein yields the protein MLAKLFCNGVRFRQLRRSGKPYRLQSLSLEVTHRCICRCDMCNIWKIPAEVADLELADWLAVLRSPALRHLRELDITGGEPFLRADLGELLQQIVALKPDSFPALRTLSITTNALLTERILNLVRASVGPLRECGIDLVLACGVDAAGKLHDRIRNFPGAWERFQQTLRGLQEIRTEHANLILGLKTTIVPLNVHELSRLADFADENGLFTIISPCILTPNRFANLDKVKDLRFSPADIGKLIDFYASPRFAWSGHREALLGYLKTGKMHKPCSAGYNTLFVRHNGEVFACPVLAESLGNVRTLSLDSLYRSEAANHFRKQVGAFPECGQCTEPGMERIAWPLEGFALLGFWAERGREDFDRLVRHMGLDKYI